GCTCCAGCCTGCACCCCACATTGCCTTTCTTTTCTGCACTCACGTCCCTCCTAATTCTGCTGAGCTCCTAGCGCAGTGCTGAACGTGTGGTGACGAAGAGGAGGTGGAGTCCCCGGCATCGGGGTGCGTGCTGGATGGGCAGTGGTGGCACAGCTCGTGTGTGGCATCAGGAAGCCACCCTGTGGGGCAGGCTCTCAGACTCGGGCTGGGTGGGCCTGGTGACTGCGGGTGCGCCTGACCAGGCCCTTGGCTTGGATTCTCTTGTCTGGGGAGCTCTTGCACCAGGGTCCAGCCATCCTCTCTCATCCTTGGGCCACATTTCTTTTGAGGAAACTAGGTGTTGTGGCTTGAAAGTTCCCCTCAAGGGATCCTTTTGGTAAAGTTCAAGTGGCTATGCACATGGTTACCTGGCTGGGGTCCTTGGTTCCGGCACCTGAGTGTTGCTTACCCCCTGGCGGTTGGTTCTGACCCTGAATGAGATGGCGGGTGGTGGGTTGCGTTCCGTGCCCGTTGCTGGAATGTAGCTAGTGGTCATTGTCTTCTGTAAGTCTCAACACGGCCACTTCCTCTGAAGATGGTGGCATGAGCCAGAATAGCTGCTGCTTCGGTTGGGGactgggctgggcctggctggGTGGGTCCCCTCCTCCAGGTCCGTGAACTCATGTGTCCACTGCAGTGGTCCACATGGGCTCTAGGGTGCTTCCCAGCTGGCACTGCCACGGCTGGTGGAAGCCAGCTGTGGGACCCCAGTTTGTGTGCTTATCTGACCAGCACGGAAGTGCCCAAGTGTCCCTGAGGGGCAGCTGTCCCTCTCCTCCTGCACCCTGGCTGGTTTTTTCCTCCCAGACCAGCTCTGTCTGGGTCTGGGCATGCCCTCCTGCTTGCGGGCCGGCCATTCATGGAACCTCGCTGTTCTTTTCCTCTGGTCAGGGTGTCTGTACAGAGCGGGAGCTCGGTCTGCAGCCGGCCTCTGCCTCGGGGCCCCAGCCGCCTCAGCTTGTTAACGGCGTGTACCTGTTGGATAGTACCTGGGAAGTTCATTCTCTGCTGAACATCTGCGTGGATGGAGATCTCTTTGGAAATTAGTATGACAATAGTCCTCTGATCCCAGGTTTCACTTTTCAGTCaaccacagtttttaaaaaattcaagtggaaaattccagaaataaacaagtcATGGGTTTTAGTTGCACACTTTCTGAGTCGTGCAGAGAAATTGCGCTGCAGCACTCTGTCCTGACCCGGACACAAGTCGTCCCTGGTCCAGCATCCACACACTGTGAGCTCTTTGACCGTAGGCGTCAGATCTGTCACCACAACGACTCTGGATCCAGGCACCCATGGCTGGGGGGTTTGGAACATAGCAtggcaggggaggagggcagcCGTGGGAGAAAGTGCACAGGTGTTCTCTCCCCTCTCTGGGTCCCAGTGGTCACGCGCGGGGACAGCGCTCAGCGCCACGTGGAATCTGTAAACAATAGCGCCGGGTGCCAGTGTCAGTTGGAGATTGGCACAGATGTAGTGGCTGACGGCACAGTGAATGTGTCCCTGTCTGACTTTCCCACAGTGGCTCAGTCTTCGCCCCGGGAGCTGGTGTGGGCTGCAGCTACTGGTCATGGCTGCTGCAGGTCGTCCCTCCACCCAGAGCTGCAGGGAGCGTCCTCCGTCGAACAATTAGATTGAGAACTGGATGTCATACTCTGACTTCATTCTTTTCAGGGGATTACCCATGTCCATTTAATAGAGCTTAACCTTCTGCAGCAGGAGTGTTTGAAAGCTGTCAGTCAGTGTAATCTTGACAGCTCAAAAGAAGCAGTGTTCCCGGTACTCTGAGGACACCGTCTTCTTTTATTGGCCACACAGCAGCGCGACTTTGTGTCAACACATGCAAGTGTATCACGTCctttgaaaaaggagaaattctgTGCCTGATCTATGTGGAAATGATAATGTAGAGGCAACACCACATAATTCAGCTTTGAGTTGCCAGATGTCAGTAATAAAGTACCTAACAAGGCAGGAAAGCAGAAGTTGGAAAACTACTTAAAAAGCAACTAAATGATGCCTTTTCTTGAATGTTTCAGAAAACCCCGGATCAATTCTCAGCTGGTGGCACAGCAGGTGGCTCAGCAGTATGCCACTCCACCACCCCcgaaaaaggagaagaaggagaaggtggAAAAGCAAGACAAGGAGAAGCCCGAGAAGGATAAGGAGATCAGTCCTGGGGTCACCAAGAAGAACACCAACAAGAAAACCAAGTAAGTCCTCGGTGGCTCGCGAGGCGCGGCCTCCCGCGGGCCAGTCACGGCTGACCTCacccttcttttctccccacccAGACCAAAGTCTGATATTCTGAAAGATCCTCCTAGCGAAGCCAACAGTATACAGTCTGCGAACGCCACGGCGAAGACCAGCGAAACGAATCACACCTCAAGGTACGCGGACGCTAGGACCAAGTGCTGGACGGCCACTCTGGCTTGGCCGTCCCAAAGAGCCCCGTggcccagggaggggctggggagcaggCGGGGCGGGTGAGCTCGCAGTGGATCTGCGGGGGCTGAGCTGGCAGCCACGCGTCACGCTGAAGTGGGCACATGTGGCGTGTGGATCTGGGGCCACTGCGCTGCGAGTCTCGGTGTGGATCTGCCGTGAGTGGCTTTTAGAGGCCCTTCCCTAACTGCCCCTCCCCCGGTGTTGCAGGCCCCGGCTGAAAAACGTGGACAGGAGCACCGCACAGCAGTTGGCAGTGACTGTGGGCAACGTCACCGTCATTATCACAGACTTTAAGGAAAAGACTCGCTCCTCCTCCACGTCATCCTCCACGGTGACCTCCAGTGCAGGGTCCGAGCAGCAGAACCAGAGCAGCTCGGGCTCGGAGAGCACAGACAAGGGCTCCTCCCGCTCCTCCACGCCCAAGGGCGACATGTCGGCCGCCAACGACGAGTCCTTCTGAAGTTGCACATGGGCCGAGGACTGCGAGCCAGGGTGTGGAGTCCAGAGCCTGCTGCCCGCTGCCGGCGCCCGGAGCCTTCTGCGGACGGCCACCGCCTCCTGCCGCGCTGCAGGATGCTTCCTGCTCGCCACGGGCATCTGGCCACCCAGGAATTTCGCACCCTGACGGTTACTCGTGACACTTTTATGTATTCCATTGTTTTATATGATTTTCCTAACAATCATTTATAATTGGATGTGCTCCTGAATctactttttatataaaaaaatctgCTGTGCACAATTTTCCATGTACATTacaactggtttttgtttttgttttgttgagggGGCGTTGGGAGGGGGGAGggaacttttatttattgtgttcaCAAACTCCATCCTTCCAGCATATCCTTTTAAGTTTAGTTCTTTCTTCCAGTTATACTATGTACTATCAGTTTTgatatgactatatatatataaatataaaattatatataaagggTTATTTGAAACCAATCCATGGCAGCGCTGGTGCTTGATACACTGTGAAGTGGATACAACATTGGACAGTTGCAGATCTGGGACAGTCCCTTCCATGAAAGTGCTGAGACTGAGTCAGAGTCGGTCTCAGGTGAAGTGCGTCCCACCCACGTGGGAACTTGACTCTCTCATCTGTCTAACGAGTACTGGacgatataaaaatatatattttttaaacaatgtgaTCTCAAATTTAAAGACTGCTCCAGATCGCCTGCATTTGCTATGGGGTAACTGACAAATCACACGTGGGGTGTCGGGGAGGCCCTGGTCATTCAGAAGTAACCGAGCTAGCTCCAGAATGCCGAGTGTCCCTGCCGGCGGCGGCGACACGCTGCTGCTGCTCTTCTGCACACGCACCGCGGCGCCGCGGTGTTCTCTCCCTGGTTCCACCCGTCTTGCAGACCCCCTTGTGTCTGAGGCGTTGAGTCTGCGTCTTTGTCCACCGGGCCGCCGCCTCCACGGGGCCCTGCGGCGGCGGTTTCACAGTCGGACTTGGTCGCCTCACGTCCTGTGTCACTCAGACCCTCGCCCCGCCGCTGCAGACCAAGGCTCCTCTGTTGTTCTTAAACCCGACCGTGGTTCATTCTCTTGGCAAAGGTTACAGCCGCATGAGCGGCCCCCGGGGCTCTTGAGTGCTGGAGACCCGGCCGGTCTCCCGAGGGAAGGGGCCGGCCAGAGTGGCCTGGGCGCAGGGAAGGCCGGCTGCCTGCGAGGGCAGACGTGCCGCCTCGGCCTCCCTCACTTCCCTCGCCTCCCTCGGCAGAGACCACTTCCGGAGCTCGCCCTCAAGAGTCTCTCCTCGCTCTCTTGACCTTCTTGGGGGATAAGAAGCCACTACCTGACCTAACCCGGCCCTGCCCTCCTCAGTCGGAGGCCTTTGCTTGCTGCGCCCTCTTTCGTTTGGGTTCGGGgtctcttctctctgccttgcACATTCACGTCGCGCATTTCGAGCGTGGGAGCTTGAGGTCCACCTTCCTTGTTTGATCTCCCTTTAAGGACCCAGGAGGGCATTCGATGTAGTGAAGCATCACACCGTGGTGCTAGAACCTGGTTTCCCTGATGATAGAAGTGATTTCTGTCTGGAGGcaacaagtaaaagaaaaaaattaacagcttGAATTGAGTAGCCCGCGGGAAAGGTCCCTTTCACGTTTACATTAAAACACGCTGTAGCCACCATGCACCATGATTCGGACTTCGTCCTCCAAGGCCTAGATCACAAAGCAGTGCACTCGTCGCTGTGGTCCTAATCTCAGATGCACGGACAAtgttcccctttttaaaataacgCTTGTGTCTGGGATGCAAGCTGTACTTATCTTTTTAGAtacctttttaaagtatttatcaaTGAACCAAAGGAGATCAGGTGCTTTCTACAAGCATCCGAATATATAATACATAGTGATTTGACTATGAATTTTAAATCCACGTTTTAATATTAGTGGGATATTGCAAAGACATTCCTTCTAAAAAGttttaatattccttttattACGGGTCTCAGGGAGGGTAAATTAGTCAGCCATATTTATTTTCCAGAGGTGTAAGGAATTGCTAagttttttaattaactttttaaaaaaaaaattaaatgccacCAAACTCGTGGGTTGCACTGCTTTTTGAACCAGTAAGTGTTGGCATGCACTTTGTTCAGAAACACTGTGTGCTTTTTCAAAATCAGTTTCATGTAAAGTGATCGGACCCCTAGATTAGTGGAAAGCTGACGAACCAGCTACTCAGCGGCTGCTAATTGCTTCATGGCCAGTgtcttggttttttggttttgcctCCGTGATAAATTGAAGAAGAGGAGAGGTGAAGGAAGGGGAGCTTGGCTTGAGGGTGAGTGGGCTGGCTCGCCGTCTGGCCAGATGGACGGTGGGCGTTGTCCCAGCACCAGGTGTCCCGGGGCCAGCCGGTGGCTGCCGTAGCGCCTGGGGCGGCGAGGTGGCGGGCACCTGAGACCTGAGTTCCCCAGCTGGATGGCATCCCTCAGGCATGTCCTCTGGAAGTGGAATTCCTGCAGCTTCCTGCGCCTGTGGTCCGCCCTGGGGTTTGGCCACGCGTGAGAACACTAGTGTAGGTGACGAGGGTGTCCCTGGAAGGACCAGACGCTCGGCGTTCAGTGGCACAGAAAGCAGGTGAAGGCAGAAGGAGAAGCACAGTGTTGAGGCGAGTTTCCATGCGCGGTAACACCACGCGCTCGCGTGTGACGGCTGACCCGCCCGTGCTGCTCGGGAAGCAAGCGCGGTTAAAACAGGTCAAGGCATCTGACTCCACAGACGATTCGAACCCAAACCTTTCAGTGTCAATCGGGCTGTTTAAACACGTCGGCAGGAGCTTCTGTGAGTTTCCTTCCATAAGATGTTCCACCTGCCTTACCAAGACCATTCTCAGTCTACTTTTTTAAGCTACCGTATcttaaattattgaaaatttattaatTGCTGAATATATAATAACCTTTGCTTGTATGTAACCGAAAATGGTTTAAGAGCCAACATTTAGAGTTTGACAATGGAGCTGAACAGTTTTTAATGCGCAAGCAGTTCTGTTCTTGTGTATGACCTGTAACCTTAATTTACTGTGTAAAGATGGTTACATTATTTCCTTAGCTTTGTTTGTTGGAGACAAATAGAGAATGCTTGTTAAGTATGTCAAAACATAATCTTACCTTGTGAATTTTTGTTAATGTATTATACGAGCTCTATTTTCCATTTGCCCAGAAAGACAGCTTGTATAACGCTTTTGGGAGTTTCTGCTCTGTAAGGTCTCTAGAGCTGACGGTCTGTTAGGTTTGTTTTCTCTTCATGCTAAAGTGTCAGTTGGTGGTTTTGTGAACTGGTCAGAAATTCACAGGTCTTAAATGTTTTGGGGAAATTTATATTGGACACTGCTCTTTGTCTAGCAAATAAAAGATGTTAATATATTCCTGTTACTGGCATGTGCACGACTATGTTATTAGAAGCCACTTTATCATTTTCCTGCTTTAAATAGAAATGTCTATTTATGAATTCTGCTTGTAgttttttcacaaataaaatagtaaaatctaCACTGGGAATCTTTATTTCCGGGCTGCCCAGCTTTGGACCTCGGGAAGGCGGCTCCTTGCGGCACCGCCGCGGTGAGCTCGGGCAGGGTCCCCAGGGCGCAGAGGGTGCCGGGGTCGATGGCGGGAAGCTGCTGTTCCAGGGGCGTCGGTGCCTCAGGGTCACGGGTGAAAGTACAGGGAGCAGGATGTGGAAGGGTCGGTCATGCTGGGCTGGGAGGCTCCTCAGCCTGGCCAGGCACACGGGTCAGCCGGGTCAGCGTGCCAGGGACACATCTCCCAGCCAATGCCAGCCACGTCTCCCAGGCATAAGGAACCCGCAGGCCCCAGGCGATCCGCGCAGTCCTGGCGTCTGCACCCAGCACTGTGCATCGCGAGCGCGGTGAGCAGAGGGGCCGTCCGCTTGGTTCTAACGGGGATTGAGCCTGGGGGCGCTGACCACtcagccacacccagcccttctTATCCAGGGCCTGGCCCAGCCGCCCCGCCTCCCgctggtgtgtgccaccgcgcctCGATGGGACCCTGAGGCTGCGGGTCCTGTCGGGAGGAGCTCTGGCCCCCTGCCTGCGTTTTCAGACAGATGGGTGGTCCGCTGTGACCCTCCCttggctttgttcttttttgtatCCAAGGCGCCCTCCAGGGGGTCCCCGGTGCTGGAGGGGCTGAGCCCCCGCGATGCAGCcctgggtggggaaggaggcGTCGGCTGCTGGTCTGGTGCGCTTGCTCCAGAGTTGAGGGCAAGTGTCGGGACCCTGCTGCGGGGAGCAGCCCGGCTGGAGCCCTCGCTGAAGGTGAACCTCCGTCAGGCCGCCGTGCGCCTGACCTGTgctgcccacctgcctccacGGCTCTGGCAGGGCTGAGCCAGCCTCCTCGGCCGGGGCAGGAGGCGGGGTCAGCGTCAGGTGGAAAGCCACTCTGCCTCAGTCATGTCCAGGGTGGGGCTGCAGCCACCCTGTGGCCCCGAGGCTCTGAAGCAAGGTCCTGGCCACCAGTCAGGCACTGCAGGGAAGGCCCTGCCCTTTCTAGAGAGGACGCAGGGTGTGTCTGGAAACGGGGCGGGCGGGGCAGAGGGGCGTTGGTGTGGGGCCTGCTGGGCTCACGAAGGCCCGGCCCCCACGCTCGTCCCTGGTCCCAGGCGCGCCCCAGGGCTGTGCCACACCAGCACGTAAGGGTGGGTGTGCACGGGCAGAACAGGTGGCCACCTGCAGGCGCTGCCCACTGGACCTGCAAGGCCCGTAAGTGGCGTAGGACGTCGTCCCCACGTGGGCAGAGTCTAGCCTCGGGTTCGTGCCCAGGGTCAGCGAGCAGAGTGCTCCCTTTCAGCCGAATCCAGACTCGCTCCCCCGGCCACGGGTTAGCCACTCCAGGTCTGCATGCGTTCTTCAGCCCCGGAAGTAAGATCAGGCCAGCGGGGCTCGGGGCCAGGAAGTCCCGCTTGGAAGGGCTCGGCTTCCTGTCCAGAGCACGGCCAGGGTGGAGGGGCCTCGTCCAGCACGGCTGGACGGGCAGCCCGAAGCCCAGCCCCCAAGGCTGCCGACCAGGGCGCATCTGGCCCCGTGGGcaaggtcctgcccaggctgtcCCAGTACGTCTGTCAGCCCCAGACCCCTGTCAGGGCAGGACGCAGAGGGATGTTCAGGCCGTGAGAGTGGACGCTGCCCGGGACCCCCAGGGCGTGATCCTGGCCTCTGCTCAGGGCCCAGCACTGGGTGGCGTTTCAACACCTGTGCAGCAAATTCCGCCCGTTTTTTTCCTGCCCTGCCCTTTGATTCTGTGCTTCACCGATAACTGCAGGAACGCCAAGGGCTTGTGACTGCCGGTCATGCCTTCAAATGTCACTGTTCCGCGTGGCCCCGAGGTGAGGTGAGGTCCCGTGGCTTCTTTGACAGGTGCGGAGGCTTCTGCGCTAGGAGCTTTCCTTTGCGTCACAGAGTCCGACTGTTTTTGGTGAGGCCCACTGTCCTCTTTGTTTCCAGCAGTTTGTGGTCAGTGGGCAGATGCGCAGCCCCCAGTGGGAGCCTGGCAGCTGGTGCTGGCACGTGGTGGCATGTGAGCGTGTTGGTAACGGAACGCAGGCTCTTCTTCATGCCTGCGTAGGTTCTCAAGCTGCCGGGACGGAGGTGGGAGCTGCAGCCCTCTGGGTGAGCCACCAGCAGCCCTGCAGCCTGGACTCTGGACGAGGGTCCCCCGTCAGCCTGCCCTTCAGCCTTCGCAGCGGCCCAGCGTGAGCAGCGGCGGGCGTGCCTACGGGGGATCCGTGCCCGCCTTCAGAGGAGTTCGCACCCACGGGGAGGAGCCTGCGGGCCGCCGTCTCGTCGGGCACAGTGCGAACAGCCTGCCAAACGTGTGAGTCTGAGGCCTCCCCACGGGGCAGACCTGCTAACGAACGATGCGTGGCGTCCAGGCGACTCCTGCCCAGAGATCACGGGACAGCGCGGACCGAGTGCAAGCAGGTCGGGTGACCAGAGGAGAGCCGCCCGCCGGCGTCTCTGTTCATCCCGAGATCAGCTGTGACCATCAGGCAGGCCTGCCATCGCTCCTCCGCAGGCAGAAAGGTCCCCGCGGGGACGAGGTCCCTCGGGATGCGCCGGGCGGAGGGTGGAAGTCCCCCTCTGTCCCAGCCCTGTGACGGTTCCTGGTGGGGATGCAGACgcagttcacagaaggcagatgGCGTCCCCAGAGCCGGACGGAATTGAGCCATAAGGAAGCGCCTTGTATGGGTTCCATCTCAATCCCCGCGTGTAGCGCCTCCTCTGACCCCAGTGACCAGGGAACCCAGCAGGATGGACACCTGTTCCTGTGCAGCCCGTGAGATGGGTGTGACCACATTTCCACGTGGCTGAAGTTGTTTACATctgtgaatgttttatttttggtgctggggatcgcaCCCTGGGGCTCCACCACCGAGCTTTGATTTCGAGACAGCTTCCCGCTAGCGGTAGCGGTTGCTTGGGctctgctgagttgctgaggctggcctcgaacttgcagttctcctgcctctgccacatCGTAGGGATTACgggcgtgcgccactgtgcccagcgtaAGTggctggaaatatttttaaagaaataatatgcatgatttatgaaaattatgaaattcaaattttaatgccgacaaagttttattggaataatgATCATTAGCATATGGAAAGCTCTGGACGTCTTTGGCAAGAGACTGACTTGACTTTCTCTACTACGATATTAACACGCAAGTACCTTCTACCAACAATTATCGCTTAGAACAAGGCTTAAAGAGCAGAGCCAGGGGCTTGTAATGGAAGCATAATAGGTATGAATTGTTTCTCTGATTTTGAGCTCATCACTGAGCCTCTCTGAACCTCGGTCTCTTTCTCTGCAGGATGGGAAGGGAAGTTGTAAGGCTTTGGACGGATACATTCCTGCCTCCTGGTAGGTGCTCAGAGGTTAGTTCCTGCCTTGCCCTGGGCAGCTGGTTTCCTGCAACCTGCATTTCCCACTGGAGGGCCCTGGGGAACCGGTGCAGCTTCGCAGAACGATCCTTCATTTCGCGTCCTAGGGCCTCACTGTGACTCCTGGGGGTCATTCCCGCCTTCAGGCACCAGCCCGGCTGCAGAGGAGGGCGGTCGCGGCACCCTGACGGCAGACGTGTGTCCTCTACACCCCTGCTTGTGTCCAGGAGACCGACCGCGCCGCTGGCTGCTGGCCCTGCCCCTCTGGGATGACCCCGCCTCGGCCACACTCCCGCTCAGGGAGACGGGACTCCTGGCACCACGGGCCTCTCTTCCTGCCTGGAGGACAGGTGTGGCCTGCCGCAGTGCCGCTGAGAACCCCGGCCGCCCGAGGGCTCAGACTCCGCTGGAAGGGCGAGGGGGCCGCGTCCCGCCAGGTGGTTCCGCCCAGCCTCCCGTGCCTCCCCGGGAGTGGTGGCCGCGGGCACGTGGCGGGAGCCCCAGATGGCTTGGTTTGGTCTGGGATCCTTGGGAAGCCAGAGGCCTCCCTGCCGTGGGGGCCCGGGTGCTGATGTCCACAGCTGTGCTCCGGATGCCGGGAGCTGCTGGCGCCCCCCCAGGGGAGCTTCCTCCTGGCGCTCCCGTCAGATGGTGTCTGCCCTCGGATTTCCTTAGGGTCGCGCCCCCGTCTCCGTCTGCTGGTGGCTTTGTTCTTCTTGGGGACAGTTCCCCGTGGTAGGTCTGGAGTTGTGCCCCGGAGATGCTGGCGTCCTCACTTGGCCCGTGAACCTGGCCTCTTCCAGAAACAGGCTCTTCGGCCAGGCAGGGTGTGTacggtaatcccagtggctccggaggctgaggcaggaggatcgtgagttccaggccagcctcagcaactcggtgagacgctgtctctaaataaaatacaaaacagggctgggatgtggctcaggggcccAGTGCCCCAAGTTCGATTCCCATCCCTCCAAAAAAGAACTAGGCTCCTGACAGAGAGAGGACCCAGTAGGGGTTGTCACCCAGTGTGACTATGTCCTTGCAGTAGGGACGCAGGGACACACAGGAGGCTTCTGCACGGAGGCAAAGGCAGAGGTCTGGGCGGCGCTCCAGAAATCACCAGCGGCACCAGTGCCAGGAGGGCCGCGTGGCCGGACGCCCCCGCGGAGCCCGCAGGAGGAGCAGCGAGGCTGGACCTGGGGCGTCCCCCGGCTCCTGAGCCCAGGGCCGCAGGGCGTCCAGAGGTGGGGCCTCGGGGAGCGAGGGGGCCTCGGGTTCCGACCTCCTCGCGGACTCGCCCTCTGGGGCGGTGGGCGCGCCCTGGAAGGGTGCCTCCCCGCCGCCTCTGCGTCCCGGCTGCCACCAGCCGAGTGGGACTCTTCCCGGCGGCCTCCGCCGTGACGTTCCGCCTGACCTCAGCCCCAGACGCTGCACTGCCACCGCGGACCAAGCCCTGAGTCCGGCGGGCCTGCCCGGGCACCTCCGGCCACGAAGCTCGCTCACCGGGACCCGCCCCATGAGCCCTGGCCTGGCCGCGGCCGTTGTTGAGCCAGCGGGGTGGATTGAGCTCAGGGTCACTCGACACctaagccacctccccagccccgtttcgtgtcttatttagagacagggtcgtgctgagttgcttagggcctcactaagtggttgaggctggctttgaactcgtgatcctcctgcctcagcctccctagcctctgggattacaggcgtgcactaccgTGCCCCGCagttattatctttttaaagccCCGTCTTAGCTGCGCCGGCTCCTGGGCTTCCACGGCCATCCTGGTGCTGATTTTTGGAGTGGTGGGGCTGTGCCTTGCAAATCAGCATCATGACGCTGGGTTCGATGGAGGAAGTCACGGTCACGGACGTTTGCACAGGCAGGTCTGAGTGGGCCCTGGCCTGCCTGCCCCTGATTAGCTGTGAGGTCTTGGATGAGAAGCTTAGtctctttgagcctcagtctTACAGGGTGAGGTTAGTGGTAGAACCTCAGGAAGGGATGTGGTGTTCGTGGACGGAGCCCTGTTAGGTGACTCTAGGAGACACCAAGATGCTTTTCTCCCACCTTCTGCCCAAGCAGAGTGTGCAGGAGGGATGTATGAAGCAGGGCTCCTTTGTCTTCAAGAGACAGTGAAACGAAGCAGCTGAAGCAAATGGGGGGAATGGATCGGCTTGTGTTTACTGTGAAATCTGGGGCAgcttcaggcatggctggatccaggGGCTTAGCTGATGTCATCTCTTCCCATTTCCTTTGCTTGCTCTGTTTGTGGTCAGAAGACCCTGAACCAACTGCCTGTCACGTGGTGTTGGGAAGCTCCTTAGCCTTTCCCCGCTCCACTTTCTGCATCCATGTAAAACGGGATGGCACCTTAGAGCTCAGCTCCAAGGAGTGTCTTGGGGATCCAGCGAGGTGACGTGTTTGAGGGGCCGCGGGTTGGTGCATTT
This DNA window, taken from Sciurus carolinensis chromosome 19, mSciCar1.2, whole genome shotgun sequence, encodes the following:
- the Rybp gene encoding RING1 and YY1-binding protein: MGDKKSPTRPKRQAKPAADEGFWDCSVCTFRNSAEAFKCSICDVRKGTSTRKPRINSQLVAQQVAQQYATPPPPKKEKKEKVEKQDKEKPEKDKEISPGVTKKNTNKKTKPKSDILKDPPSEANSIQSANATAKTSETNHTSRPRLKNVDRSTAQQLAVTVGNVTVIITDFKEKTRSSSTSSSTVTSSAGSEQQNQSSSGSESTDKGSSRSSTPKGDMSAANDESF